One genomic segment of Pseudomonas chlororaphis subsp. aurantiaca includes these proteins:
- a CDS encoding DUF1566 domain-containing protein: MQMITVSHGETMLTTPDAALALQVLAGLSASEKPAAAPSGIPAIGEYWPGEGGVNGGLFPGGDKPYYLIVPIGADAEKELQWGGYGDELDGANSPNDGLANTAELVGADDNYPAAQFCAAFERDGKKDFYLMARREAQFLEITVPDMFSKRWHWTSTQYSAYSAYRVGFGDGWLGLNVKDSERVVRPVRRILITE, from the coding sequence ATGCAAATGATCACCGTAAGTCACGGCGAGACCATGCTGACCACTCCGGACGCTGCCCTTGCACTGCAGGTGCTGGCCGGGCTTAGCGCTTCCGAAAAGCCGGCCGCGGCACCATCTGGCATCCCAGCAATCGGCGAATACTGGCCGGGTGAAGGCGGCGTCAACGGTGGCCTGTTCCCTGGCGGCGACAAGCCCTACTACCTGATTGTCCCTATTGGCGCCGACGCCGAGAAGGAACTCCAGTGGGGTGGCTACGGCGATGAGCTCGATGGCGCTAATAGCCCGAATGACGGACTGGCAAACACTGCGGAGCTGGTAGGAGCTGACGACAATTACCCGGCCGCGCAGTTCTGTGCCGCCTTCGAGCGTGACGGGAAAAAGGACTTCTACCTGATGGCCCGCCGTGAGGCGCAGTTCCTGGAAATCACTGTTCCGGATATGTTCAGCAAGCGCTGGCACTGGACCAGTACGCAGTACTCAGCCTACAGCGCCTACCGCGTGGGCTTCGGAGATGGCTGGCTCGGCCTCAACGTCAAGGACAGCGAGCGCGTGGTGCGCCCTGTTAGACGAATATTAATTACCGAATAA
- a CDS encoding NUMOD4 motif-containing HNH endonuclease, which yields MPEEQWRQIVDWPAYEVSSLGRVRRGDHVKAHYLDRKGYFKVKLWSGPESKAFLIHRLVAIYFIGPVPEGHICRHLNGDKSINSVGNLAYGTPSQNETDKKSHGTDGTGERHPAAKLTAAQVIEIRSTFRPYCRKFGGVSLARKYGVSQPIISAIICRRIWKHL from the coding sequence ATGCCTGAAGAGCAATGGCGACAAATTGTTGATTGGCCGGCTTATGAAGTAAGCAGTCTTGGCCGAGTACGGCGCGGTGACCACGTGAAGGCGCATTATCTTGACCGCAAGGGCTACTTCAAGGTGAAGCTGTGGAGCGGTCCAGAGTCGAAAGCCTTCCTGATCCACAGGCTTGTCGCCATCTACTTTATCGGGCCTGTTCCAGAAGGTCATATTTGCCGCCACCTGAACGGAGACAAGTCAATCAATAGCGTAGGCAATCTGGCATATGGGACGCCATCGCAAAACGAGACTGACAAGAAGTCACATGGAACAGATGGAACTGGCGAAAGGCATCCTGCTGCGAAACTGACAGCGGCACAGGTCATCGAGATCAGGTCAACTTTCAGGCCGTACTGTCGGAAATTTGGTGGTGTTTCCCTTGCCAGAAAGTATGGGGTTTCTCAGCCGATAATCAGCGCCATTATTTGTCGGCGGATATGGAAGC